A region of Pseudomonadota bacterium DNA encodes the following proteins:
- the greA gene encoding transcription elongation factor GreA has protein sequence MKPSEKVPMTKNGHIKLKAELHRLKTVTRHEVIHAIAEARAHGDLSENAEYDAAKEKQAFVEGRINMLEDHLGRAEVIDPSKIFGTDRVVFGVTVCLSDEESGEEISYQLVGEDEADIDHGKISISAPIARALIGKQLDDEIKVNTPGGIKIFTVMDITVE, from the coding sequence ATGAAACCAAGTGAAAAAGTCCCGATGACAAAAAATGGTCATATCAAATTGAAAGCGGAGCTACACCGGTTGAAAACCGTCACCCGGCATGAAGTTATTCATGCTATTGCTGAGGCCCGGGCTCATGGTGACCTGAGTGAGAATGCCGAATATGATGCAGCCAAGGAAAAACAGGCCTTTGTTGAAGGGCGCATCAATATGCTCGAAGATCATCTGGGGCGGGCGGAAGTTATTGATCCGTCGAAGATATTCGGAACTGACCGGGTGGTGTTCGGGGTTACTGTCTGTTTGTCGGATGAGGAAAGCGGGGAAGAAATCAGTTATCAGCTTGTGGGTGAGGACGAAGCGGATATTGATCATGGTAAAATATCTATCTCAGCCCCCATTGCCAGGGCGTTAATAGGCAAACAATTAGATGATGAGATAAAGGTTAACACCCCGGGAGGGATAAAGATATTTACCGTTATGGATATAACCGTCGAATGA
- the truA gene encoding tRNA pseudouridine(38-40) synthase TruA: protein MQAELQKLKLTIAYDGSAYHGWQIQPNGITIQETLQQVLATMTGESLTVYGSGRTDAGVHAWGQVAHIKTGTTIPLNGLWRGLNALLPDDIVIRSVEAMADDFHARKSAKAKTYLYCLDNGSQPNPLTRLYSWHIRKTLDIAAISRAADLLQGAHDFLSFKAADGETVTSVRTINKIRTWKRGNYLFIMIKANGFLKNMVRIIVGTLVEIGAGKRDWQSLATVLAARDRRMAGVTAPSKGLVLRTVYYSSSQPPRIIRTSGT, encoded by the coding sequence GTGCAGGCTGAACTTCAAAAACTGAAACTGACCATTGCCTATGATGGTAGTGCCTATCATGGCTGGCAGATTCAACCTAATGGTATAACCATCCAGGAAACACTGCAGCAGGTTTTAGCGACCATGACCGGTGAATCGCTTACGGTTTATGGTTCCGGGCGAACCGATGCCGGTGTTCATGCCTGGGGTCAGGTTGCCCATATCAAGACCGGAACTACGATTCCCTTGAACGGTTTGTGGCGTGGATTAAATGCCTTGTTGCCCGATGATATTGTTATCCGCTCTGTTGAAGCAATGGCGGATGATTTTCATGCCCGTAAATCTGCCAAAGCCAAAACCTACCTTTATTGTCTTGATAATGGCTCACAACCAAATCCACTGACGCGTCTTTATTCCTGGCATATACGAAAGACCCTGGATATAGCCGCTATTTCCAGGGCTGCCGATTTGCTCCAGGGAGCCCATGACTTTCTCTCGTTTAAGGCTGCAGACGGTGAGACCGTAACTTCTGTTCGTACCATCAACAAAATCCGAACCTGGAAGCGTGGCAATTATCTGTTCATCATGATAAAAGCCAATGGTTTTTTGAAAAATATGGTCAGGATTATCGTTGGCACCCTGGTAGAAATTGGCGCTGGAAAACGTGATTGGCAATCATTGGCAACTGTTCTGGCAGCCAGGGACCGCAGGATGGCAGGTGTAACCGCTCCAAGTAAAGGTTTGGTGTTGAGGACAGTGTATTATTCTTCATCGCAGCCACCTCGTATTATTCGAACGTCGGGAACCTAA
- a CDS encoding BrnA antitoxin family protein has protein sequence MKKIPKFKTESEERTFWEENDSSDYLDWSKAERAVFPSLKPTTKAISLRLPESMLAQIKVEANKRDIPYQSLMKMWLSEHLLHIA, from the coding sequence ATGAAAAAAATTCCTAAATTTAAAACTGAATCAGAAGAAAGGACATTTTGGGAAGAAAATGATTCAAGTGACTATCTTGACTGGAGCAAAGCAGAGCGAGCTGTATTTCCTAGCCTGAAACCAACAACTAAGGCGATCTCTCTAAGGTTGCCGGAATCTATGTTAGCGCAAATCAAAGTAGAAGCAAACAAACGAGATATCCCCTATCAATCACTGATGAAAATGTGGCTAAGTGAACATTTGCTACATATTGCATAG
- a CDS encoding BrnT family toxin, with protein MIEIKELKQFQWDHGNECKSSDKHNVSREETEQVFFNQPLLLLEDKAHSQEEMRFHALGRTDNNRKLHIAFTIRTNKIRVISARPMHKKERESYEKNS; from the coding sequence ATGATAGAAATAAAAGAGCTCAAACAGTTCCAGTGGGATCATGGCAACGAATGTAAGAGTTCTGACAAACATAATGTTTCAAGGGAGGAAACGGAACAAGTGTTTTTTAATCAGCCGTTATTATTGCTTGAGGATAAAGCCCACTCACAAGAAGAGATGAGATTTCATGCTTTAGGCAGAACTGATAACAATCGAAAACTACATATAGCTTTCACAATTCGAACAAATAAAATCAGGGTAATATCTGCTAGACCTATGCATAAAAAAGAGAGGGAGAGTTATGAAAAAAATTCCTAA